The following coding sequences are from one Desulfosporosinus orientis DSM 765 window:
- a CDS encoding zinc dependent phospholipase C family protein, whose amino-acid sequence MPKELTHWHIAREALHRGIPLEVGKIITGNPVLYYIGAVAHDIPFYDMTKPMEARIEGVANQLHGVAGENTLTPLIEMMETALAKRDSDNSLAFLLGMLTHFVADSVFHPMVYYLSGNYFANDPEERSKAVFRHRLLETAMDLWLQMLDPLDYPMDLNGLWRDSGEEGRQALRLIVNRYAYQEDKSFQARFEKAWRNQRFLQTAFSWSMPWRVLAVCRRYGYFKTEKLEALFYSQPLDLSYFNESLDWQHPISGEAHKMSLHEIYDLSVKKVIILFEQLAEYSREKWPQVLGTLPPLSLDTGLPYVPVADMRFFRNEPIEYQLRFDIRKQNKDKE is encoded by the coding sequence ATGCCAAAAGAACTGACACACTGGCATATCGCTCGTGAAGCTTTGCATAGAGGAATCCCGCTGGAGGTGGGCAAGATCATAACAGGCAATCCTGTGCTCTATTATATAGGCGCTGTTGCTCATGATATTCCTTTTTATGATATGACTAAACCTATGGAAGCAAGGATTGAAGGGGTGGCCAACCAGCTTCATGGTGTTGCCGGGGAAAATACCTTAACTCCTCTTATTGAGATGATGGAGACAGCCCTTGCCAAGAGGGATAGTGATAACTCCCTCGCCTTCTTATTAGGCATGCTGACACATTTTGTGGCTGACAGTGTCTTTCACCCCATGGTTTATTATCTGAGCGGCAATTATTTTGCCAATGATCCGGAAGAGAGAAGCAAAGCCGTCTTTCGCCACCGTTTGCTGGAAACGGCCATGGATCTTTGGCTGCAGATGCTGGACCCTCTGGATTATCCTATGGACCTGAACGGGTTATGGCGTGACTCGGGAGAAGAGGGACGCCAAGCCCTTAGGTTAATTGTCAATCGCTACGCTTATCAGGAGGATAAAAGCTTTCAAGCCCGTTTTGAGAAGGCTTGGCGCAACCAGCGATTTCTGCAAACGGCCTTTTCCTGGTCAATGCCTTGGCGGGTGCTGGCAGTTTGCCGGCGTTACGGCTATTTTAAAACTGAGAAGCTGGAAGCTCTATTCTACTCACAGCCTTTGGACTTATCCTATTTTAACGAATCTTTAGATTGGCAGCATCCCATCAGCGGGGAAGCGCATAAAATGAGCTTACATGAGATCTATGATTTGAGTGTCAAAAAGGTTATTATATTGTTTGAGCAGCTGGCGGAATATTCCCGGGAAAAATGGCCCCAGGTTTTAGGGACGCTGCCTCCCCTTTCCCTGGATACCGGCTTGCCTTATGTACCTGTTGCGGATATGAGGTTTTTTCGCAACGAACCTATTGAATATCAATTAAGGTTTGATATAAGGAAACAAAATAAAGACAAAGAGTAA
- a CDS encoding HAD hydrolase-like protein → MRYYILLWDLDGTLTDSKEGITRSVQYALKKLGYSIPDANDLNWVIGPPLKESFRVMLKTSDEALLNQAVALYRERFRETGLYENIVYPGIPELLVQLKEQGCRNFLATSKPRVFAEKILQHFELKEHFEHIMGSELDGKLVDKESIISEVLKGLPQEARSKTVMIGDRKYDVQGARANRIDVIGVGYGYGTLEELHKAEADWIAPSVQALRDLLLR, encoded by the coding sequence ATGCGTTATTATATTTTGTTATGGGATCTTGATGGGACTTTGACCGATTCTAAGGAGGGAATAACACGCTCCGTTCAATACGCACTGAAGAAGCTGGGCTATTCCATACCTGATGCAAATGATCTTAATTGGGTCATTGGACCGCCCTTAAAAGAAAGTTTTAGGGTAATGCTCAAAACTTCGGATGAAGCCTTGTTAAACCAGGCGGTTGCTTTATACCGGGAACGTTTTCGAGAAACAGGGCTTTATGAAAATATTGTTTATCCGGGGATTCCTGAATTATTAGTACAGTTGAAAGAACAAGGCTGCCGGAATTTTTTGGCTACTTCAAAGCCCAGGGTTTTTGCTGAAAAAATTCTTCAGCATTTTGAGCTGAAAGAGCATTTTGAGCATATTATGGGAAGTGAGTTGGATGGCAAACTTGTGGACAAGGAATCCATCATCTCAGAAGTCTTGAAAGGGCTCCCCCAAGAGGCTCGTTCAAAAACAGTAATGATCGGGGATCGCAAATATGATGTTCAGGGAGCCAGGGCTAACCGGATTGATGTTATTGGGGTGGGATACGGTTACGGAACTCTGGAAGAGCTGCATAAAGCAGAAGCAGATTGGATTGCTCCCAGTGTCCAGGCTTTAAGGGATCTGCTCTTAAGATAA
- a CDS encoding CPBP family intramembrane glutamic endopeptidase, protein METNSQDLMDGMNSKPNRRLNWVDLIVVLGGVVCIYLILALGTFWLMDIWPYERLLMYLNAFMTQLSFVLLIYLLKKVRRWQWPDFGWRRVSLKRIFPKVLVLYALTMFINICYAIALYNYGFTPPETDVYSKLLGQVTWYSLILNLLLAGVLAPIVEETLFRGVIFGSLQAYFGKWTAAALSAGIFSALHFQAYGFFPRFVLGIVLVYLYDKYKSLYPSVALHAVNNILATLIAARLMIE, encoded by the coding sequence ATGGAAACCAATTCACAGGATCTTATGGACGGGATGAATTCTAAGCCAAACCGAAGACTGAACTGGGTGGATTTAATCGTCGTTTTGGGCGGGGTTGTTTGTATCTATCTCATCTTGGCTCTGGGAACATTCTGGTTAATGGATATATGGCCCTATGAACGGCTCTTAATGTACCTAAATGCTTTTATGACTCAGTTATCCTTTGTGCTGTTAATCTATTTACTAAAAAAAGTACGCCGCTGGCAGTGGCCGGACTTTGGCTGGCGGAGAGTTTCTCTGAAGAGGATTTTCCCAAAAGTCTTGGTACTCTATGCCTTGACCATGTTTATTAATATTTGTTATGCTATTGCGTTGTATAACTATGGGTTTACTCCTCCGGAGACGGACGTTTACTCCAAATTGCTGGGGCAGGTTACCTGGTATTCCTTGATTCTTAATTTGCTTCTGGCGGGTGTTCTGGCCCCAATCGTGGAAGAAACTCTCTTTAGAGGTGTTATTTTTGGAAGTTTGCAGGCGTATTTTGGAAAATGGACTGCTGCAGCCCTAAGTGCCGGGATTTTTTCCGCGCTCCATTTCCAAGCCTATGGGTTTTTTCCCAGATTTGTTTTAGGAATCGTTCTGGTTTATCTTTACGATAAATATAAATCTCTTTATCCATCCGTTGCCCTGCATGCTGTCAATAACATACTAGCCACTCTCATTGCCGCGAGATTAATGATTGAATAA
- the cmk gene encoding (d)CMP kinase, protein MKKRPLPKLQIALDGPAGAGKSTIAKIVAQQLHLFYVDTGAMYRAIAYKALSSGAPIDDEAKVSQIAKNTEVVLDHSEEQRVWCDGRDVTQEIRSLEVSRAVSVVAAYPEVRKRLVELQRLEAERGGVVMDGRDIGTYVLPEADFKIFLTATHEERAKRRWLELRRAGKDVSLEEVARDMAERDRVDMERAISPLKPAQDAIIMDTTGLSIQELVAKIVELAGG, encoded by the coding sequence ATGAAAAAGAGGCCTCTGCCTAAGCTGCAAATTGCCCTGGATGGTCCTGCCGGAGCAGGAAAAAGCACGATTGCCAAGATTGTAGCCCAACAATTGCATCTATTTTATGTAGATACAGGGGCAATGTACCGGGCTATTGCGTACAAAGCCCTTTCCAGTGGTGCTCCCATCGATGATGAAGCTAAAGTAAGCCAAATCGCTAAGAACACCGAGGTTGTGCTGGATCATTCTGAAGAGCAAAGGGTATGGTGTGATGGCAGGGATGTAACTCAGGAAATACGGTCTCTGGAGGTGTCCCGCGCCGTTTCCGTGGTTGCGGCCTATCCTGAGGTCAGAAAGCGCTTGGTTGAACTTCAGCGTCTGGAGGCAGAGCGAGGCGGAGTTGTCATGGACGGCAGGGATATTGGCACCTATGTTTTGCCGGAAGCAGATTTTAAAATCTTTTTAACAGCGACACATGAGGAACGAGCCAAACGCCGCTGGCTGGAACTTAGGAGGGCGGGCAAGGATGTGAGCTTAGAGGAAGTTGCCCGGGATATGGCGGAGCGTGATCGAGTCGATATGGAGCGGGCGATCTCCCCGCTGAAACCTGCTCAGGATGCAATTATTATGGATACTACAGGATTAAGTATACAAGAATTGGTGGCTAAAATTGTTGAATTGGCGGGAGGTTGA
- a CDS encoding lysophospholipid acyltransferase family protein, which translates to MTLYNFAKKMFCLQFRLMGWKVRGVENMPASGPVILAINHVSIWDPVVAGCSVPRKVSFMAKEELFSLPLLGRLFTKLGAFPVKRGHGDMNAIRQSLAILKEGGVLGLFPEGTRSKSGEIQKGLPGMVLLMEKSQASVVPVKVRGTKRMFTKGWGKITVAIGKPLTAQMLKAPEGVENRREWIANRIMQAMTELPEAK; encoded by the coding sequence ATGACATTATATAATTTTGCCAAGAAAATGTTTTGTCTTCAATTCCGGTTAATGGGCTGGAAAGTGCGCGGCGTGGAAAATATGCCGGCTTCAGGTCCTGTGATTTTAGCAATTAACCATGTCAGTATTTGGGATCCTGTGGTTGCCGGCTGCAGTGTTCCCAGGAAAGTTTCCTTTATGGCAAAAGAAGAATTATTCTCCCTGCCGTTGTTAGGTCGCCTTTTTACTAAACTTGGCGCCTTTCCGGTAAAACGCGGGCATGGGGATATGAATGCAATCAGACAATCTTTGGCAATCTTAAAAGAAGGAGGCGTATTAGGACTCTTTCCCGAAGGAACCCGATCAAAGAGCGGGGAAATTCAGAAGGGATTGCCAGGAATGGTTCTTCTCATGGAAAAAAGTCAAGCTTCCGTTGTCCCTGTCAAGGTGAGGGGAACTAAGCGCATGTTTACCAAAGGTTGGGGGAAAATAACAGTAGCTATAGGCAAACCGCTGACAGCCCAAATGCTTAAAGCTCCGGAAGGAGTGGAAAATCGCCGTGAATGGATTGCCAATCGCATCATGCAGGCCATGACTGAATTGCCTGAAGCAAAATAG
- a CDS encoding bifunctional 4-hydroxy-3-methylbut-2-enyl diphosphate reductase/30S ribosomal protein S1 has translation MNVKLAEKAGFCFGVKRALDMAERTAETSQAVSLGPLIHNQQVVKRLSGRGIQVVEDLEELTSQQALIIRSHGVAPNVYQGAEDKGIKVVDATCPFVQKAQRLAAKSAQMGQQVIVMGDKLHPEVKGILGWAGEQAIPIQTVEEAKELSFYLHLAVLAQTTQLAENFARIVEELKNHTDDLIVHNTICNATAERQKVARELAGTVDVMVVVGGRDSANTRKLASICAEVTKTYLIETAEELEESWFKDAKNAGLTAGASTPDWIIEEVYKKMTEMNEQEMNMESWVDSCPELHQGNKVTGTVVKITREEVFVDIGWKCEGVIPINELSASRKVRPEDAVAIGDEINAVVIRLENEEGHTVLSKRKADEEGAKERLEKIAESKEEIQAEVVEVVKGGLVVDVGLRGFVPASQIQVGYVEDLNQFLGQTLRLRMLDFDPAKRKVVLSQKVILEEERALKRTQLLESLKDGDVVKGTVRRIADFGAFIDIGGVDGLLHISDMAYTRIKHPSDMLSVGDEVEVQVLKIEPQSGKISLGLKQLKESPWSQVGGNYPVGSIVNGKVVRITSFGAFVTLGEGVDGLVHISQLADHRVNKVEDVVKVGDMVTAKVMECKPEEKRISLSIREAAADSNKAIDQEALASQADIEPVTLGDAVGKDLTTASQE, from the coding sequence TTGAACGTCAAACTCGCAGAAAAGGCCGGTTTCTGCTTTGGTGTTAAGCGTGCTCTGGATATGGCTGAACGAACGGCAGAAACCTCTCAGGCTGTATCACTTGGGCCCCTTATCCACAATCAGCAGGTGGTAAAACGCCTATCAGGACGAGGTATTCAAGTTGTTGAAGACTTAGAAGAGCTTACAAGCCAACAAGCCCTGATTATCCGCTCTCATGGTGTAGCGCCCAACGTTTATCAGGGGGCTGAAGATAAAGGTATTAAAGTTGTTGATGCTACCTGTCCCTTTGTTCAAAAAGCTCAACGCTTGGCCGCTAAATCCGCCCAAATGGGGCAGCAAGTTATTGTCATGGGAGACAAGCTTCACCCTGAAGTCAAGGGAATTCTTGGCTGGGCCGGGGAACAGGCCATACCTATTCAAACGGTGGAGGAAGCAAAAGAACTTTCTTTTTATCTCCATTTGGCCGTTTTAGCACAGACAACCCAATTGGCTGAAAATTTTGCCCGGATTGTTGAAGAATTAAAAAATCACACCGACGATCTCATCGTTCATAATACGATTTGTAATGCAACAGCAGAGCGTCAAAAAGTTGCCCGTGAGTTAGCAGGAACTGTGGATGTTATGGTAGTGGTAGGCGGGCGGGACAGTGCCAATACCCGAAAACTTGCCAGTATCTGTGCCGAAGTCACAAAAACGTACCTGATTGAAACCGCTGAAGAATTGGAAGAGAGTTGGTTTAAAGATGCTAAGAATGCGGGCTTGACCGCAGGGGCATCTACCCCAGATTGGATAATCGAGGAGGTTTACAAAAAAATGACAGAAATGAATGAGCAGGAAATGAATATGGAGAGTTGGGTGGATAGTTGCCCGGAGCTTCATCAAGGTAATAAGGTTACCGGTACGGTTGTGAAAATTACCCGGGAAGAAGTATTTGTTGATATCGGCTGGAAATGCGAAGGAGTCATTCCCATTAACGAGCTGTCTGCTTCTCGTAAAGTACGGCCTGAGGATGCAGTGGCTATTGGCGATGAAATTAACGCAGTGGTTATTCGTTTGGAAAACGAGGAAGGTCATACAGTTCTTTCCAAACGCAAAGCCGATGAGGAAGGTGCCAAGGAGCGTTTAGAGAAAATTGCCGAAAGTAAAGAAGAGATTCAGGCAGAAGTTGTTGAAGTTGTTAAAGGCGGCTTAGTTGTGGATGTAGGTTTGCGTGGTTTTGTGCCGGCTTCTCAGATTCAGGTGGGGTATGTGGAAGACCTCAACCAGTTTTTAGGTCAGACCCTGCGCTTGCGTATGCTGGATTTTGATCCTGCTAAACGAAAAGTGGTTCTTTCCCAGAAAGTTATCTTGGAAGAAGAGCGTGCTCTTAAGCGCACTCAGCTTCTGGAATCCCTGAAAGATGGTGACGTAGTCAAAGGTACAGTTCGCCGCATCGCTGATTTCGGCGCTTTTATCGATATTGGCGGAGTTGACGGACTGCTTCATATCTCAGATATGGCCTATACTCGAATTAAGCATCCTTCGGACATGCTGTCTGTTGGAGACGAAGTAGAAGTTCAGGTTTTAAAGATTGAACCTCAATCAGGGAAAATATCTTTAGGCTTAAAACAACTGAAAGAAAGTCCCTGGAGTCAGGTTGGAGGAAACTATCCTGTAGGATCTATTGTTAATGGCAAAGTTGTGCGCATCACTTCCTTTGGAGCTTTTGTGACCCTTGGAGAAGGTGTGGATGGACTGGTCCATATTTCCCAGCTGGCAGATCACCGGGTTAATAAAGTTGAAGACGTGGTAAAAGTCGGAGATATGGTAACAGCTAAGGTCATGGAATGTAAGCCTGAGGAAAAACGAATCAGCCTGAGCATTCGTGAAGCTGCAGCAGATTCCAATAAAGCCATTGATCAAGAAGCTTTAGCTTCTCAAGCTGATATTGAACCTGTAACCCTGGGGGATGCTGTGGGTAAGGATCTGACAACGGCGAGTCAGGAATAA
- the ftsW gene encoding putative lipid II flippase FtsW encodes MAKRQPRLPIDFPILYISLAILAFGLIMVLSAGAVRGFNDNHNSYYYFFQQLKWACVGSVLAVIAMRVPITFVRRFAGIGILVSVALLVAVFFSDPSTAVNGSSRWITIAGITIQPSEMAKLAMVLFYAHILDRNPIQRGLDWRVPLGILAPVTILVLGLVYKQPDLGTTMVIALTCAVMLLQTELPTSWFAAAVPLLGVPLAYFVHATEYQWRRVLVWLDPWKYAMNDGYQITNAEIAFGSGGLFGVGLGRSMQKYGFLPENHTDTIFAIVGEELGLFGTVLLLLLFVILYARAFHVIGECQDRFCRLLGYGLTSSLAIQTTINLAVVTGVMPVTGITLPMVSYGGASLIITLVKLGLILNLSRYRKESVPKGRLKKLSDISV; translated from the coding sequence ATGGCTAAACGACAACCGAGGCTGCCGATTGATTTCCCAATATTGTATATTTCTTTAGCGATTTTAGCCTTTGGCTTAATCATGGTATTGAGTGCAGGGGCAGTTCGCGGCTTCAATGATAACCATAACTCTTATTATTATTTCTTTCAGCAATTAAAGTGGGCCTGTGTCGGTTCGGTTTTGGCTGTAATTGCCATGAGAGTTCCCATAACCTTTGTTCGCCGCTTTGCGGGGATTGGAATCCTTGTGAGCGTTGCCTTGCTGGTTGCCGTTTTTTTTTCCGATCCCAGTACCGCTGTGAATGGCTCGTCCCGCTGGATTACCATTGCCGGAATTACTATTCAGCCCTCAGAGATGGCCAAACTAGCTATGGTTCTTTTTTATGCCCACATCTTGGATCGCAATCCTATCCAGCGGGGTCTCGATTGGCGTGTCCCTTTAGGGATCCTCGCTCCAGTTACTATTCTTGTCCTGGGCCTGGTTTACAAACAGCCTGACTTAGGGACAACCATGGTTATTGCTTTAACCTGTGCAGTTATGCTCCTTCAGACAGAGCTGCCGACAAGCTGGTTCGCGGCTGCTGTGCCTCTCCTGGGAGTTCCACTGGCCTATTTTGTTCATGCCACGGAATACCAGTGGAGGCGGGTTTTAGTCTGGCTGGACCCCTGGAAATACGCTATGAATGACGGGTATCAAATTACCAATGCCGAGATCGCTTTTGGTTCGGGAGGACTGTTTGGTGTAGGTCTGGGCCGAAGTATGCAGAAATACGGTTTCCTGCCGGAAAATCATACGGATACAATCTTTGCCATCGTAGGTGAGGAGTTAGGATTATTCGGGACGGTACTTTTGCTCCTTCTCTTTGTGATCTTATACGCCCGAGCCTTTCATGTGATCGGAGAATGCCAGGATCGTTTCTGCAGGCTGTTAGGCTACGGACTAACATCCTCTCTGGCCATTCAGACTACCATTAACCTGGCAGTAGTAACAGGAGTAATGCCAGTTACCGGAATTACCCTGCCTATGGTCTCCTACGGCGGAGCGTCGTTGATTATTACGTTAGTAAAGCTGGGTTTGATATTAAATCTGTCTCGCTACCGAAAAGAATCCGTTCCCAAAGGCCGGCTAAAAAAGCTCTCAGATATTTCGGTCTAA